A genomic region of Tissierella sp. contains the following coding sequences:
- the thrS gene encoding threonine--tRNA ligase — protein sequence MERIKITLPDGAVREYDKGVTVYDVTKDISEGLARVALGAVVNGDTKGMQETIDEDSTFKVVKFEDKEGKAIFWHTSAHIMALAVQKLFPGVKFAIGPAIDNGFYYDFDTEHRFTPEDLEKIEAEMAKVVKEGHVVERFVMPRNEALEYFSKQDEVYKVDLIENLPEDEIISFYTLGEFTDLCAGPHLYDIKKVKAIKLLSIAGAYWRGDEKNKMLQRIYGTTFEKKKELEEYLHMLEEAKKRDHRKLGRELDLYSIHEEGPGFPFFHPKGMVLRNILENFWREEHTRAGYEEIKTPLILNEALWHQSGHWDHYKENMYFTNIDDGDYAIKPMNCPGSILVYKSKMYSYRDLPLRWGELGLVHRHELSGALHGLMRVRSFTQDDAHLFVLPSQIKEELVKIIELADKMYNVFGFKYHIELSTRPENSMGTEEQWEIATNGLIEALKEKEIDYILNEGDGAFYGPKIDFQLEDAIGRTWQCGTIQLDFQLPEKFDMTYVGNDNEKKRPVMIHRTIYGSMERFMGILIEHFAGKFPAWLAPIQATILPISDKFNDYAYEVKKQLANKGIRVEVDARSEKVGYKIREAQLQQIPYMLVVGEKEVTEELVSVRSRDNGDLGQVKVEEFVNQITKEIQEKR from the coding sequence ATGGAAAGGATAAAGATTACTTTACCTGATGGTGCTGTTAGAGAGTATGACAAAGGTGTTACTGTATATGATGTGACTAAAGATATTTCAGAAGGATTAGCAAGAGTTGCCCTTGGTGCAGTTGTAAATGGAGATACAAAGGGTATGCAAGAGACTATAGATGAAGATTCAACATTTAAAGTAGTTAAATTTGAAGATAAAGAAGGAAAGGCTATATTTTGGCATACTTCAGCTCATATAATGGCCCTTGCAGTACAAAAACTTTTCCCAGGAGTTAAATTTGCCATTGGACCTGCTATAGACAATGGTTTCTACTATGATTTTGATACTGAGCATAGATTTACTCCAGAGGATTTAGAGAAGATTGAGGCTGAAATGGCTAAGGTAGTTAAAGAAGGCCATGTAGTAGAAAGATTTGTTATGCCGAGGAATGAAGCTCTTGAATATTTTAGTAAACAAGATGAAGTATATAAGGTTGATTTAATTGAGAATTTGCCAGAGGATGAGATAATTTCATTCTATACTTTAGGAGAGTTTACAGACCTTTGTGCAGGCCCACATTTATATGATATTAAGAAAGTTAAAGCTATTAAGTTGTTAAGTATTGCAGGAGCTTATTGGCGTGGTGATGAAAAGAACAAAATGCTTCAAAGAATCTATGGAACAACTTTTGAAAAGAAAAAGGAATTAGAAGAATATCTTCATATGTTGGAAGAGGCTAAGAAAAGAGATCATCGAAAATTAGGTAGAGAATTAGATTTGTATAGTATCCATGAAGAAGGACCAGGATTCCCATTCTTCCATCCAAAGGGAATGGTACTAAGAAATATACTAGAAAACTTTTGGAGAGAAGAGCATACTAGGGCAGGATATGAGGAAATAAAAACTCCACTAATCTTAAATGAAGCTCTATGGCATCAATCAGGACATTGGGATCACTATAAGGAAAATATGTATTTTACAAATATTGATGATGGTGATTATGCTATTAAACCAATGAACTGCCCAGGATCTATTTTAGTATATAAGTCTAAAATGTACAGCTATAGAGATCTTCCTCTAAGATGGGGAGAACTTGGATTAGTTCACAGGCATGAGTTATCCGGAGCACTACACGGATTGATGAGAGTTAGATCATTTACTCAAGATGATGCTCATTTATTTGTACTACCATCTCAAATAAAAGAAGAATTGGTTAAAATAATAGAATTAGCAGATAAGATGTATAATGTATTTGGATTTAAGTACCACATTGAATTATCCACTAGACCTGAAAACTCTATGGGAACTGAAGAACAATGGGAAATTGCAACAAATGGTTTAATAGAAGCATTGAAGGAAAAAGAAATAGATTATATATTAAATGAAGGTGATGGAGCATTCTATGGACCAAAGATAGACTTCCAATTAGAAGATGCTATCGGAAGAACTTGGCAATGTGGTACAATTCAATTAGACTTCCAATTACCAGAGAAATTTGATATGACTTATGTTGGCAATGATAATGAAAAGAAAAGACCTGTTATGATTCATAGAACTATATATGGTAGTATGGAAAGATTTATGGGAATATTAATAGAACATTTTGCAGGTAAATTCCCAGCATGGCTTGCTCCAATACAGGCAACTATCCTTCCTATTTCAGATAAATTCAATGATTATGCATATGAAGTTAAAAAGCAATTGGCTAATAAAGGTATTAGAGTTGAAGTGGATGCTAGATCTGAAAAAGTAGGATATAAAATCAGAGAGGCCCAATTACAACAAATTCCTTATATGCTTGTAGTAGGTGAAAAAGAAGTAACAGAAGAGTTGGTATCAGTTAGATCAAGGGACAATGGAGATCTTGGTCAAGTAAAAGTTGAAGAGTTTGTAAATCAAATTACAAAAGAAATCCAAGAAAAAAGATAA
- the hisS gene encoding histidine--tRNA ligase: MSNNIVKPSILPGFLELTPTDQILFNKMLDTIRANYEKFGFLPIDTPVIEKSEVLLAKGGGETEKQIYRFEKGSTDMSLRFDLTVPLARYVAQHYSELSFPFRRYHIGKVYRGERNQKGRFREFYQCDIDIIGNGSLDIINDAEIPSLIYSTFRDLDFGPFTIKINNRKMLKGFFQSLGIDDATFVLRAVDKLDKIGIDGVEKELLSLEFNEAIINRIKELISIEGSNKEIINKLEALGVVDETFKEGLDELSTVIKYIDLFGVPEKYYKIELSMVRGLDYYTGTVYETVLDDYPSLGSICGGGRYENLAGYYTKQKLPGVGMSIGLSRLFYQLIEAKIIEAKENSLTKVLIIPMDGFVDHGVYAANILRNEGIHSQIYLESGKIGKIFNYADKLKIPYVIVIGQDEATNNTYSFRNMKTGEQKNISIDEVLECLKS; this comes from the coding sequence ATGAGTAACAATATTGTTAAACCATCAATTTTACCAGGGTTTTTGGAATTAACACCAACAGATCAGATATTATTTAATAAGATGTTAGATACTATTAGAGCGAATTATGAAAAATTTGGATTTCTTCCTATAGATACACCTGTTATTGAAAAGTCAGAAGTTCTTTTAGCTAAGGGCGGAGGAGAAACTGAAAAACAAATTTATAGATTTGAAAAAGGCAGCACAGATATGTCTTTGAGATTTGACTTGACTGTTCCTTTAGCTAGATATGTTGCACAACACTATTCAGAACTAAGTTTTCCTTTTAGGAGATATCATATTGGTAAGGTATATAGAGGCGAAAGAAATCAAAAGGGTAGATTTAGAGAATTTTATCAATGTGATATAGATATTATTGGAAACGGATCCTTAGATATTATCAATGATGCAGAGATACCTTCGCTAATATATTCTACTTTTAGGGATTTAGATTTTGGTCCATTTACGATTAAAATTAATAATAGAAAGATGTTAAAGGGATTTTTTCAAAGCCTAGGCATAGATGATGCGACTTTTGTTTTAAGAGCTGTAGATAAGCTGGATAAAATAGGAATTGATGGAGTAGAGAAAGAACTTTTGAGTTTAGAATTCAACGAAGCCATTATCAACAGAATTAAAGAATTAATTAGTATTGAAGGAAGCAATAAAGAAATAATTAATAAGCTTGAGGCATTAGGAGTAGTAGATGAAACCTTTAAAGAGGGTTTAGATGAACTATCTACAGTTATTAAATACATTGATTTATTTGGAGTACCAGAAAAATATTATAAAATTGAGCTATCTATGGTAAGAGGGCTTGACTATTATACTGGAACTGTATACGAGACTGTATTAGACGATTATCCTTCTCTTGGAAGCATTTGTGGTGGAGGTAGATATGAGAATCTAGCAGGATATTATACTAAGCAAAAATTGCCAGGAGTGGGGATGTCTATTGGCTTATCTAGATTATTTTATCAACTAATAGAGGCCAAAATAATTGAAGCTAAAGAAAATTCCCTAACTAAGGTGTTAATTATTCCTATGGATGGTTTTGTGGATCATGGAGTTTATGCTGCGAATATTTTAAGAAATGAAGGAATACATAGTCAAATATACCTTGAATCAGGGAAGATAGGGAAGATATTTAACTATGCAGATAAACTAAAAATTCCTTATGTAATAGTAATAGGTCAAGATGAAGCAACTAATAACACCTATTCCTTTAGAAATATGAAAACAGGTGAACAGAAAAATATTTCAATTGATGAAGTATTAGAATGTTTAAAATCATAA
- a CDS encoding putative sporulation protein YtxC, with protein sequence MEAIKIGSNENKDEVKHIVERYFSDSNVKIEEEYYDERFVFSFSLEKKKDFQDIALYNTIANLIQDLILEIYIKQIIKDRVNKICSDYSLSEKEEIIVSTHSTIMNENYYIREKNIVKEDIVNYLIENNILLIDGYINFRLRRFLYIIDISIEKAIGDIEVEKEYLEFLSMLQYFVDIQEPKSELVNVIVNNNDYYLLDKKNNIIENGLLNDMVEDFIYEDISKSDLLISSLIVLSPLKLIMHIEEGEEQELVTVVSQVFKDKVEFCRGCDLCKVKAKLKKGK encoded by the coding sequence ATGGAAGCTATTAAGATTGGTAGTAATGAAAATAAAGATGAAGTAAAACATATAGTAGAAAGATATTTTTCTGATTCTAATGTAAAAATTGAAGAAGAATATTATGATGAAAGGTTTGTCTTTTCATTTTCCCTAGAAAAGAAAAAAGACTTTCAAGATATAGCTCTGTATAATACAATAGCAAATTTAATTCAAGATCTTATTTTAGAAATATATATTAAACAAATTATAAAAGATAGAGTAAATAAAATATGTAGTGATTATTCATTATCCGAAAAGGAAGAGATAATTGTATCAACCCACTCTACAATAATGAATGAAAACTATTATATTCGAGAAAAAAATATAGTTAAAGAAGATATAGTTAATTATTTAATTGAAAATAACATTTTATTAATAGATGGATATATAAATTTTAGATTAAGAAGGTTTTTATATATAATTGATATTTCCATAGAGAAAGCAATAGGAGATATAGAGGTAGAAAAGGAATACCTGGAGTTTTTAAGTATGCTTCAATATTTTGTGGATATTCAAGAACCAAAATCTGAACTAGTAAATGTAATAGTTAACAATAATGACTATTATTTATTAGATAAAAAAAATAATATAATAGAAAATGGTTTATTGAATGATATGGTGGAGGATTTTATTTATGAAGATATTAGCAAATCTGATTTACTAATTAGTTCTCTAATAGTGCTTTCTCCATTGAAACTGATAATGCATATAGAAGAGGGAGAAGAGCAAGAATTGGTCACTGTAGTTTCTCAAGTTTTTAAAGATAAAGTAGAATTTTGTAGAGGATGCGATCTTTGTAAAGTAAAGGCAAAACTGAAGAAAGGTAAGTAG
- a CDS encoding DUF6873 family GME fold protein, whose amino-acid sequence MNPFIPFKNANLAIVDGRIDEEIENNLKELGLKIIKTIKCEDVGESIAYHPDIVIHPISHNSLVIAPNVFDYYEDKLYGMGINLIKGESILDCKYPDDIAYNVGRLSGIAIHNFKYTDEVLKFYLKKEGLDFINVNQGYTKCSLAVVGEDSGITSDYQMYKKLVSLGYKILIIEPGHIELEGQKYGFIGGTNGSNCNGESMISGSLNEHPNKEEILRFFDENKIKLNFLSQKKILDIGTIITLYCQ is encoded by the coding sequence ATGAATCCTTTTATTCCTTTTAAGAATGCTAATTTAGCAATAGTGGATGGAAGAATAGATGAGGAAATAGAAAATAATTTAAAAGAATTAGGTTTGAAGATAATAAAGACTATTAAATGTGAAGATGTTGGTGAAAGCATTGCATATCATCCAGATATTGTAATTCACCCAATAAGCCACAATTCCTTAGTTATAGCTCCAAATGTTTTTGATTATTATGAAGACAAGTTATATGGGATGGGTATAAATTTAATTAAAGGTGAGAGTATATTAGATTGTAAATATCCTGATGACATTGCATATAATGTAGGGAGGCTTTCAGGAATAGCAATTCATAATTTCAAGTATACAGATGAAGTCCTAAAGTTTTATCTAAAAAAAGAAGGATTGGATTTTATAAATGTTAATCAAGGATATACAAAATGTTCCCTAGCAGTGGTAGGAGAGGATAGTGGCATTACAAGCGATTATCAAATGTATAAAAAATTAGTTTCTTTGGGTTACAAGATATTGATAATAGAGCCTGGACATATAGAACTAGAAGGTCAAAAATATGGATTTATTGGTGGAACTAATGGTAGTAATTGTAATGGAGAATCCATGATTTCAGGAAGCTTAAATGAGCATCCTAATAAGGAAGAAATATTAAGATTTTTTGATGAAAATAAAATAAAATTAAATTTTTTATCTCAAAAAAAAATACTAGATATTGGTACAATTATTACTCTATATTGCCAATAA
- a CDS encoding GNAT family N-acetyltransferase: MLEKSLFSYNFNDGECIEFRLLSSEDSIEELTQLLNKSYKVLADMGLNYVAATQDQSVTLKRSNNAYKCYIGIYKNRIVSTISLYTPSSSDNSSWYNKKFVAKVGQFAVVPELQKYGIGSKMMDIAEEEARGIMNVRELALDTAETAHHLINYYKKRGYKYIETIKWDAVNYNSVVLSKSL, encoded by the coding sequence ATGCTAGAAAAAAGTTTGTTTTCCTATAATTTTAATGACGGTGAGTGTATAGAGTTTCGGTTACTTTCAAGTGAGGATTCAATTGAAGAGTTAACACAGCTTTTGAACAAATCTTATAAGGTTTTAGCTGATATGGGACTAAATTATGTAGCAGCTACCCAGGATCAAAGTGTAACATTAAAGAGATCAAATAATGCCTATAAATGTTATATAGGTATATATAAAAATAGGATTGTTTCAACCATATCTCTCTATACCCCAAGTTCTTCGGATAATAGTAGCTGGTATAACAAGAAGTTTGTAGCCAAGGTAGGACAGTTTGCCGTTGTACCTGAATTACAAAAGTATGGGATTGGAAGCAAGATGATGGATATTGCTGAAGAAGAGGCAAGGGGTATAATGAATGTAAGAGAGCTTGCGCTAGACACTGCCGAAACAGCTCACCATTTAATCAACTATTATAAAAAAAGAGGATATAAATATATAGAAACTATTAAATGGGATGCAGTAAATTATAATAGTGTAGTATTAAGTAAATCATTGTAG
- a CDS encoding spore coat protein, with translation MAWLDDVFGMNGTDISDDTSTLDDRDLALNLLASSKAGVGMLSAAIVETTNPQLRQMLTAQLTAGINGHFQLSDMAIENGWYNAYDEPKEQINIISKETQNIIK, from the coding sequence ATGGCATGGTTAGATGATGTTTTTGGAATGAACGGTACAGACATTAGTGATGATACAAGTACTTTGGACGATAGAGACCTAGCTTTGAACTTGCTAGCTTCCTCTAAGGCGGGCGTAGGAATGTTATCTGCAGCAATAGTAGAAACTACAAACCCACAATTAAGACAAATGCTAACAGCTCAACTTACCGCTGGAATAAATGGTCACTTTCAATTATCTGATATGGCTATAGAAAATGGATGGTATAACGCATACGACGAACCAAAAGAACAAATAAACATAATATCTAAAGAAACACAAAACATAATTAAATAG
- a CDS encoding putative ABC transporter permease: MFILGGLCFVLIGSISRYYSTSKRSFLIYQGISCLVITILELVFGLVLNIVLKLDVWDYSNLKFNFLGQICLKYSIFWFFLSLPAIVFYDYIRYWLFGEEKPDYKLI; this comes from the coding sequence ATGTTTATTCTAGGAGGTTTATGCTTTGTATTAATAGGCTCAATAAGCAGATATTATTCTACATCCAAGAGATCATTCTTAATATATCAAGGTATATCTTGTTTAGTTATAACAATATTAGAATTGGTCTTTGGATTAGTCTTAAATATAGTATTAAAATTAGATGTATGGGATTATAGTAATTTGAAATTTAACTTTCTGGGGCAAATATGTTTAAAGTATAGCATATTTTGGTTTTTTCTATCTTTACCAGCTATTGTATTTTACGATTATATACGATATTGGTTATTTGGAGAAGAAAAACCTGATTACAAATTAATTTAA
- the hslO gene encoding Hsp33 family molecular chaperone HslO: protein MKDYLIRGIDKSGSIRVFVATTTNMVEDARLAHDTSPTATAAFGRSLTAATMMGFMMKNEQDRLTLKISGGGPLGNIIMVARNNGQVKGYVDNPHADVPSRADGKLDVGRVVGSNGTITTTMDLGLKEPYIGQSNLISGEIAEDLAAYYMYSEQQPSAVGLGVLVDTDISVRAAGGYIIQLLPGVADEDINRIETALSKIEPVSTLIDKGLSPEDIMHELLDGFEMEILDKIEVKYLCDCSRNGIERVLLSIGKKEIEDMIEEDGEAEVVCHFCNTKYHFSEEELEKLIKD from the coding sequence ATGAAAGATTATTTAATAAGAGGTATAGATAAATCAGGAAGTATAAGAGTATTTGTGGCTACGACTACTAATATGGTTGAAGATGCTAGACTGGCCCATGATACATCACCAACTGCTACTGCAGCTTTTGGAAGGAGTCTAACAGCTGCTACAATGATGGGATTTATGATGAAGAATGAACAAGACAGGCTTACACTAAAGATCTCTGGTGGAGGGCCATTGGGAAATATTATCATGGTTGCAAGAAATAATGGGCAGGTTAAGGGATATGTAGATAATCCACATGCAGATGTACCTAGTAGAGCAGATGGAAAGCTTGATGTTGGTAGAGTTGTTGGATCAAATGGTACTATTACCACTACTATGGATTTAGGCCTTAAGGAGCCTTATATTGGGCAGTCCAATCTAATATCAGGAGAGATAGCTGAGGATTTAGCAGCATACTATATGTATTCAGAACAACAACCATCCGCAGTAGGTCTTGGTGTATTAGTGGATACTGATATTTCTGTTAGAGCTGCAGGTGGATATATCATTCAATTATTACCTGGAGTGGCTGATGAAGATATTAATAGAATAGAAACAGCTTTATCAAAGATTGAGCCTGTATCCACACTAATAGATAAGGGATTATCACCAGAAGATATTATGCATGAGCTATTAGATGGATTTGAAATGGAGATATTGGATAAAATAGAAGTTAAATATCTATGTGATTGTTCTAGAAATGGAATAGAAAGAGTATTACTAAGTATAGGGAAAAAAGAAATTGAAGATATGATTGAAGAAGATGGAGAAGCTGAAGTTGTATGCCATTTCTGTAATACAAAATATCATTTTTCTGAAGAAGAATTAGAAAAACTAATAAAAGATTAA
- a CDS encoding methyltransferase domain-containing protein has protein sequence MTKGESVIDTYNRFAGIYDQLMMDFNYENWFNYIEEIFKRYNKNPKKILEMACGTGNLSYYFAKERYNLTCFDLSSDMLSKAYDKLRRYKNVKIMEQDMIDFNLNQKFDSVIAICDSINYICEKEDLFETFKNVWNHLEEDGIFIFDINSYYKLKYIIGNNTFIEDQENVFYTWQNYYDEERDICEFYLTFFTSEDGEDFQRFDEEHQERAYRIEEIIELLKEAGFKDIHYYEAFAFEKPIDKTERINFVAIK, from the coding sequence ATAACAAAGGGGGAGAGTGTTATAGACACTTATAATAGATTTGCAGGCATTTATGATCAACTAATGATGGATTTCAACTATGAGAATTGGTTTAATTATATAGAAGAGATCTTTAAAAGATATAATAAAAATCCTAAGAAAATACTTGAAATGGCATGTGGAACAGGAAATCTCTCTTATTATTTTGCAAAAGAGAGATATAATTTAACATGCTTTGATTTATCATCAGACATGCTTTCTAAAGCCTATGACAAGTTAAGAAGGTATAAAAATGTAAAGATAATGGAACAAGATATGATTGATTTTAATTTAAATCAAAAATTTGATTCTGTTATTGCTATATGTGATAGTATAAATTACATTTGTGAAAAGGAAGATTTATTTGAAACTTTTAAGAATGTATGGAATCATTTAGAAGAAGATGGTATATTTATATTTGATATAAATTCATATTACAAGCTAAAATATATCATAGGTAATAATACTTTTATAGAAGATCAAGAAAATGTATTCTATACTTGGCAGAACTACTATGATGAAGAAAGGGATATTTGCGAGTTTTATTTGACTTTTTTCACTAGTGAAGACGGAGAAGACTTTCAGAGATTTGACGAGGAACACCAGGAAAGAGCTTATAGGATTGAGGAAATAATAGAGTTACTAAAAGAAGCAGGATTTAAAGATATTCATTATTATGAAGCCTTTGCTTTTGAAAAACCAATAGACAAAACCGAAAGGATAAATTTTGTTGCAATAAAATGA
- a CDS encoding small, acid-soluble spore protein, alpha/beta type: MAKKKEKVETIADKLKLEIAEELGLTDKIKEVGWAGLTAKESGRIGGLITVRKKQMKTKEE, encoded by the coding sequence ATGGCAAAAAAGAAGGAAAAAGTAGAAACAATAGCTGATAAATTAAAACTTGAAATAGCTGAGGAATTAGGTTTGACTGACAAGATTAAGGAAGTAGGTTGGGCAGGCTTAACTGCAAAGGAGTCTGGCAGAATTGGCGGTTTAATTACTGTAAGAAAAAAACAAATGAAAACAAAAGAAGAGTGA
- a CDS encoding type II CAAX endopeptidase family protein — protein sequence MEELKKSSIFETNILYLLIGIALFVLGSLVQSREIYSGLLITEYIIILLPNLIYLKLRGLSIKNILRLNKISFKQVWYIILITIFSYPIAIFLNTLMLTILSFFGETVPSAVPIPDNPAMYFFALFVIALAPGICEEVMFRGTIMHAYGSVGKKKAIIYSAVLFGLFHLNLQNFIGPTFLGIIFGITVYKTNSIFASMIGHVLNNGIAMTIGYFALNAQNAMDEVPAYEISYQLQLLIALAGFSVLALLSLAILVRLIKRLPKGNEVVEQEIIEEDVKLTHYIPLIGIVILFVVINTKYLFI from the coding sequence ATGGAGGAATTGAAGAAAAGTTCTATATTTGAAACAAATATATTATACTTGTTAATTGGGATTGCATTGTTTGTACTAGGGTCTTTAGTACAAAGTAGAGAAATATATTCTGGATTGCTTATTACGGAGTACATAATAATTCTATTGCCTAATTTGATTTACTTGAAATTAAGGGGATTATCTATAAAGAACATATTGAGGCTCAATAAAATTAGCTTTAAGCAAGTATGGTACATAATTTTAATTACCATTTTTTCTTACCCCATAGCAATATTTCTAAATACTTTAATGTTGACTATTCTTAGTTTCTTCGGGGAGACTGTTCCTAGTGCTGTACCTATTCCAGATAATCCAGCAATGTACTTTTTTGCATTGTTTGTTATAGCATTAGCACCAGGAATTTGTGAGGAAGTAATGTTCAGAGGTACTATAATGCATGCTTATGGCAGTGTGGGGAAAAAGAAAGCAATTATTTATTCTGCAGTATTATTTGGGCTTTTTCATTTAAATCTTCAAAATTTCATAGGTCCAACTTTTTTAGGGATAATATTTGGTATTACTGTATATAAGACGAATTCAATTTTTGCGTCAATGATTGGGCATGTATTAAACAATGGAATTGCTATGACAATTGGATATTTTGCATTGAATGCACAAAATGCAATGGATGAAGTTCCTGCTTACGAGATATCATATCAATTGCAATTATTAATAGCATTAGCTGGGTTTAGCGTTTTAGCTTTATTATCTTTGGCTATTCTAGTAAGATTAATCAAGAGATTACCTAAAGGTAATGAAGTAGTAGAACAGGAAATCATTGAAGAAGATGTTAAACTTACTCATTATATCCCTTTGATTGGGATTGTAATTTTATTTGTTGTAATAAACACTAAATATTTGTTCATTTAA
- the hpt gene encoding hypoxanthine phosphoribosyltransferase — translation MESSKKERTLYSREDISTRVRELGKIISEEYEGKKLLVVSLLRGSFIFTSDLVREISIPVEIDFMTTASYGHDEISSGNVEIVHDIRTKVDGKEILIVDDIMDSGYTLKKVKDLLESKNPNSVKICVMLDKPSRRKVDLEPNFVGFSIPDVFIVGYGLNYGDYYRNIPYIFTFD, via the coding sequence TTGGAAAGTAGCAAGAAAGAGAGAACTCTATACAGCAGAGAAGATATAAGTACTAGGGTTAGGGAGTTAGGCAAGATCATTAGTGAAGAATACGAAGGAAAAAAACTTTTGGTAGTGTCGTTGCTAAGAGGAAGCTTTATTTTTACATCAGATTTAGTTAGAGAAATATCTATTCCTGTTGAAATTGACTTTATGACCACTGCTAGCTATGGTCATGATGAAATATCTTCTGGAAATGTGGAAATAGTACATGATATTAGAACTAAAGTGGATGGGAAAGAAATTTTAATTGTAGATGATATTATGGATTCTGGTTATACTTTGAAGAAGGTTAAAGATTTATTAGAATCAAAAAACCCTAATTCTGTTAAGATCTGTGTTATGCTAGATAAGCCTAGTAGAAGAAAGGTAGATTTAGAACCTAATTTCGTAGGATTTAGTATTCCCGATGTATTTATTGTTGGTTATGGTCTTAATTATGGAGATTATTACAGGAATATTCCTTATATTTTTACATTTGATTAA
- a CDS encoding single-stranded DNA-binding protein produces the protein MTDKIIETNAVKLVGKIAREKVFSHEMYGEGFYIIDLEVPRLSDSVDLLPITVSERIIVDMDLFVGQYVIIEGQLRSYNRYIENSNKLVLTIFAKNVYIPNEEELTEVLRKPNEIYLDGYICKKPIYRTTPFGREITDILIAVNRAYNKSDYIPCIAWGRNARFCEKMLIGDHIKLWGRIQSREYQKKHHSGEVDTRIAFEVSVSKLEYVENDNNRMELYELEG, from the coding sequence ATGACAGATAAGATTATTGAGACAAATGCAGTGAAATTAGTTGGAAAAATAGCTAGGGAGAAGGTTTTTAGTCATGAAATGTATGGAGAAGGATTTTATATCATTGATCTAGAAGTGCCTAGGCTTAGTGATTCTGTAGATTTACTGCCAATAACTGTTTCAGAAAGAATTATAGTTGACATGGACCTATTTGTAGGGCAATATGTTATAATTGAAGGGCAGCTAAGATCATATAATAGGTATATTGAAAACAGCAACAAACTGGTTCTAACTATATTTGCTAAAAATGTATACATACCAAATGAAGAAGAATTGACAGAAGTTTTGAGAAAGCCAAATGAAATCTATCTAGATGGGTATATATGTAAGAAACCAATCTATAGAACTACTCCTTTTGGAAGAGAAATAACGGATATATTAATAGCTGTAAATAGAGCTTACAATAAATCAGATTATATACCATGTATTGCCTGGGGCAGAAATGCTAGATTTTGTGAGAAGATGCTTATAGGAGATCATATTAAACTATGGGGTAGAATTCAAAGTAGGGAATATCAAAAGAAACATCATTCAGGAGAAGTGGACACGAGAATTGCTTTTGAGGTATCAGTTTCCAAGCTTGAATATGTTGAAAACGACAATAATAGGATGGAATTATACGAACTGGAAGGATAA